A single Marinobacter sp. es.042 DNA region contains:
- a CDS encoding Na+/H+ antiporter subunit D, translated as MNLAPVLPILIPLVAGALSLAFWRSIRMQRVIAVAGTGLLLAASIWLMRLTVEHGFLVVEMGSWPAPFSIVFVSDVLGAIMILLTGIIGLAIAIYSLASTPEGHEKFGYYPLMHLLLAGVAGAFLTGDIFNLFVWFEVMLLASFALLTLGGERAQMEGAIKYVTLNLFSSAIFLSAVGLLYGMVGTLNMADIAQKVNSVDDPGMVTVVSLLFMVSFGIKAAAFPLFFWLPASYHTPQVAVSALFAGLLTKVGVYALYRVFTLIFTQDVGYTHTILLWAAALTMLTGVLGAAAQFEFRRILSFHIISQIGYMILGLALFTPLALIGGVFYIMHHIIVKTNLFLVSGITYRLLGSYELKDLGGVYRQRPYLALLFLIPALSLAGIPPLSGFFAKFIVVKASLEASEYVVSGIALLVGLLTLYSMIKIWAEVFWKKLPEHVTDTRRLNGEVRDKQSWAFYVPVVGLAICTMIIGLYGQPIYILAETAADQLMNPQLYIEAVLGGQSQ; from the coding sequence TTGAACCTGGCACCTGTTCTCCCGATTCTGATCCCCTTGGTGGCCGGGGCACTCTCCCTGGCCTTTTGGCGCTCCATACGCATGCAGCGGGTCATTGCCGTCGCTGGCACAGGATTGCTGCTGGCGGCGAGCATCTGGCTGATGCGCCTGACCGTCGAGCATGGCTTTCTGGTTGTTGAAATGGGCAGCTGGCCCGCGCCCTTCAGCATCGTGTTTGTCTCGGATGTGCTGGGCGCCATCATGATTTTGCTTACCGGCATCATCGGGCTGGCCATTGCGATTTATTCCCTGGCCTCGACTCCGGAAGGCCATGAAAAATTCGGCTATTATCCCCTGATGCATCTGTTGCTCGCCGGCGTCGCAGGCGCCTTCCTGACCGGCGACATATTCAACCTGTTCGTTTGGTTCGAGGTGATGCTGCTCGCTTCCTTCGCTTTGCTAACCCTTGGGGGAGAGCGCGCGCAAATGGAGGGTGCTATCAAGTATGTCACCCTGAACCTGTTCTCGTCGGCCATTTTCCTTTCGGCAGTGGGCTTGCTCTACGGCATGGTCGGCACCCTGAACATGGCGGACATCGCTCAAAAGGTAAACAGCGTCGATGACCCCGGCATGGTTACGGTGGTTTCCCTGCTGTTCATGGTGTCCTTTGGCATCAAGGCGGCAGCGTTCCCGCTGTTTTTTTGGCTTCCCGCTTCCTATCACACCCCTCAGGTTGCCGTTTCGGCACTGTTCGCAGGACTGCTCACCAAGGTGGGGGTGTACGCGCTCTATCGGGTTTTCACACTGATTTTCACGCAGGACGTCGGCTATACCCACACGATACTGCTCTGGGCGGCCGCCCTGACTATGCTGACAGGGGTGCTTGGTGCCGCGGCACAGTTCGAGTTCAGGCGCATACTCTCTTTTCACATCATCAGCCAGATCGGCTATATGATTCTCGGGCTAGCCCTGTTCACACCCCTGGCGCTGATCGGCGGGGTGTTCTACATCATGCACCACATCATCGTGAAAACGAATCTGTTCCTGGTCAGCGGCATTACCTATCGCCTGCTCGGCAGCTACGAGCTGAAAGATCTTGGAGGCGTTTATCGCCAGCGCCCCTACCTGGCTCTGTTATTCCTGATTCCTGCCCTGTCTCTTGCCGGGATTCCGCCCTTATCGGGTTTCTTCGCCAAGTTCATTGTTGTAAAGGCAAGCCTGGAGGCCAGTGAATACGTCGTCTCGGGGATCGCTCTGCTGGTTGGCCTGCTGACACTGTATTCAATGATCAAGATCTGGGCGGAAGTGTTCTGGAAGAAGCTGCCAGAACACGTGACCGATACGCGCAGGCTAAACGGCGAAGTCCGGGACAAGCAGAGCTGGGCTTTCTACGTGCCTGTTGTAGGCCTCGCGATATGTACGATGATTATCGGTCTTTATGGCCAGCCTATTTACATCCTGGCCGAAACGGCCGCTGACCAGTTAATGAACCCCCAATTGTATATTGAGGCGGTTCTGGGAGGGCAGTCGCAGTGA
- a CDS encoding Na+/H+ antiporter subunit C — translation MATLMAYVIGLLFTASIYMMLRRSIVKLVIGLIILSNSANLLIFVVAGLTRGAPPLIPEGADQIVGAVADPLPQALVLTAIVIAFSVLAFAVVLIRRAYEVVGTDDLDKMKDTDT, via the coding sequence ATGGCAACCTTGATGGCTTACGTAATCGGTCTGCTGTTTACCGCCAGCATTTACATGATGCTGAGGCGATCTATCGTGAAACTCGTCATAGGCCTGATCATTCTGAGCAACTCAGCCAACCTGCTGATTTTCGTCGTCGCAGGCCTGACACGAGGTGCCCCACCCCTGATTCCAGAGGGTGCAGACCAGATCGTAGGCGCAGTGGCAGACCCCCTGCCACAAGCACTCGTCCTCACTGCCATCGTAATCGCCTTCAGCGTTCTTGCTTTTGCCGTCGTTTTGATCCGGCGCGCCTACGAAGTGGTTGGAACCGATGACCTGGACAAGATGAAGGATACCGATACTTGA
- a CDS encoding Na+/H+ antiporter subunit B, with the protein MKSSTLILNTAALAIVPLQLMFSIFLLLRGHDEPGGGFIGGLVAASAFVLYAFSFGAESTRKLLRVTPRDILAAGLLFALASTLPALWSGQPMLTAHWWELPLPGESYLKLSTVLIFDIGVYLTVLGTLMTFVIGLMEAEE; encoded by the coding sequence ATGAAGTCCAGCACCCTGATCCTGAACACCGCAGCACTGGCGATCGTCCCGCTGCAACTGATGTTTTCGATTTTCCTGCTTTTGCGCGGCCACGACGAGCCGGGCGGCGGTTTTATCGGTGGCCTGGTCGCCGCAAGCGCTTTCGTGCTCTATGCATTTTCCTTCGGCGCCGAATCAACCCGCAAACTTCTGCGGGTCACCCCTCGCGATATTCTGGCTGCAGGGTTGTTGTTCGCCCTGGCGTCGACGCTTCCCGCCCTTTGGTCCGGTCAGCCAATGCTTACCGCTCACTGGTGGGAACTTCCCCTGCCCGGCGAAAGCTATCTGAAACTGTCGACAGTATTGATCTTCGACATCGGCGTATACCTGACTGTGCTGGGAACGCTGATGACCTTTGTGATCGGCTTGATGGAGGCCGAAGAATGA
- a CDS encoding putative monovalent cation/H+ antiporter subunit A → MMLLAVLSGFLLAFAVPALRRLAGQHIGWLLALLPASLTVYFASLIPAISDGEKLLIEYQWMPGLDISLDFIVDGLSLVFALLISGIGTFILIYAGSYLKGHKDLGRFYVIMLSFMASMLGLVLSDNLIAFFVFWELTSITSYMLIGFNHEDEEARKCALQGLFVTAGGGLVLMAGLILLGFMTGSYSFAEILASDLQIQEHALYTAATICILIGAFTKSAQVPFHFWLPNAMAAPTPVSAYLHSATMVKAGVYLLARLNPSMGGDALWSGSLMLFGAATMLTGAYLAFSSTGIKKVLAYSTVMALGTLTMLIGVGTELAITAFICFLLAHSLYKGALFMLAGALDHETGTKDITKMGGLRQSMPLTAAITCLAALSLAGLPPLFGFVAKELMLESLLKAPLWSMGLLVMAVASAILVVAVAGLVAIKPFFGEVRRTPKKPHEAPFGMLVGPAVLSLLALIFGVVPFVPASIVLDSAISSVHGGSVQTALALWHGINIPLILSGTSLLIGSLLFYKWQRLQPNLYAINSAGSRIGPEAGYFRFMLGITQVADWQTRLLQNGVLGIYLLILVLVTFGLTGYTLFSREGFHLDFDFSDGYFYEFGIALLLVASTIFACATKSRLGSVASVGVLGFGVALIFIHFSAPDLGITQLLVETLTVILLVLVLFKLPPFVNLSSPWERYRDLAVAVFAGIVMTFLILAVLDIQYFESISSYYVENSAGLAFGKNIVNVILVDFRQLDTLGEIFVLALAAVGVYSMLKLKAEDQNKS, encoded by the coding sequence ATGATGTTACTGGCTGTACTATCTGGTTTTTTACTGGCATTTGCGGTGCCGGCGCTCCGCCGCTTGGCCGGCCAGCACATCGGATGGCTTCTGGCGCTTCTGCCCGCCTCACTTACCGTTTATTTTGCCAGCCTGATTCCCGCAATCAGCGATGGTGAAAAGCTCCTGATCGAGTACCAGTGGATGCCTGGCCTCGATATAAGCCTCGATTTCATCGTTGACGGTCTGTCTCTGGTCTTTGCCCTGCTTATCAGTGGCATCGGTACGTTCATCCTGATTTATGCCGGCTCCTATCTGAAAGGTCACAAGGATCTGGGGCGGTTCTACGTCATCATGCTGTCGTTCATGGCGTCGATGCTGGGGCTGGTTTTATCCGATAACCTCATCGCGTTCTTTGTGTTCTGGGAGTTAACCAGCATCACCTCCTACATGCTGATTGGCTTCAACCACGAGGACGAGGAAGCACGCAAGTGTGCACTCCAGGGACTTTTCGTAACCGCCGGGGGCGGCCTCGTCCTGATGGCCGGCTTGATATTGCTCGGCTTTATGACCGGAAGCTATTCGTTCGCTGAGATCCTTGCTTCCGATCTGCAAATTCAAGAACACGCCCTTTACACCGCAGCGACAATTTGCATTCTCATCGGCGCTTTCACGAAATCAGCTCAGGTGCCGTTCCATTTCTGGTTGCCCAATGCCATGGCGGCCCCCACACCGGTCTCTGCCTACCTGCACTCGGCAACGATGGTCAAGGCAGGCGTTTATCTATTGGCCCGTCTCAATCCATCCATGGGCGGGGACGCGCTTTGGAGTGGCTCACTGATGCTTTTCGGGGCTGCAACTATGCTGACCGGAGCCTATCTGGCGTTCAGCAGCACTGGCATCAAGAAGGTGCTGGCCTACTCCACGGTGATGGCCCTCGGTACCCTGACCATGCTGATCGGTGTTGGTACCGAGCTGGCCATCACCGCTTTCATCTGCTTCCTGCTTGCCCACTCCTTGTACAAAGGCGCCTTGTTCATGCTCGCCGGTGCTCTGGACCACGAGACCGGCACCAAGGACATTACAAAGATGGGAGGTCTCAGGCAAAGCATGCCTCTTACCGCGGCAATCACCTGCCTGGCCGCACTCTCGCTGGCAGGCCTGCCACCCCTGTTTGGTTTCGTCGCCAAGGAACTGATGCTTGAGTCATTGCTCAAGGCGCCCTTGTGGTCCATGGGCCTGCTGGTCATGGCCGTCGCTTCTGCCATTCTGGTGGTCGCGGTGGCAGGTCTGGTTGCAATAAAACCGTTCTTCGGGGAAGTTCGCAGAACGCCGAAAAAACCGCACGAAGCCCCTTTTGGAATGCTGGTCGGCCCGGCAGTGCTTTCCCTGTTAGCGCTGATTTTCGGTGTCGTTCCCTTTGTACCCGCCAGCATTGTACTGGATTCTGCAATCTCCTCAGTCCACGGCGGCTCCGTCCAGACAGCCTTGGCGCTTTGGCATGGCATAAATATTCCGCTGATTCTTTCTGGGACCAGCCTTCTGATCGGGTCGCTACTGTTCTACAAATGGCAGCGGCTGCAGCCAAACCTTTACGCCATAAACAGCGCAGGCAGCCGGATTGGTCCGGAAGCAGGGTATTTCCGGTTTATGCTGGGAATCACGCAAGTTGCAGACTGGCAAACCCGGCTACTTCAAAATGGTGTTCTTGGCATTTATCTGCTGATCCTCGTGCTGGTTACTTTCGGCCTCACGGGCTACACCCTGTTCAGCCGGGAAGGATTTCATCTGGATTTTGATTTCAGCGACGGCTATTTCTACGAGTTCGGCATCGCCCTTCTGCTGGTCGCATCAACCATCTTCGCCTGCGCAACCAAATCCCGGCTGGGCTCCGTTGCCTCCGTTGGCGTGCTCGGTTTTGGCGTCGCCCTGATCTTTATCCACTTCAGCGCTCCGGACCTGGGAATCACTCAACTGCTCGTTGAAACGCTCACAGTCATACTTCTGGTCCTGGTGCTCTTCAAACTGCCTCCCTTCGTTAACCTTTCGTCACCGTGGGAACGCTACCGGGACCTGGCGGTCGCAGTGTTTGCCGGCATTGTAATGACATTCCTCATCCTCGCAGTGCTGGATATCCAGTACTTTGAGAGCATTTCCAGCTACTACGTCGAGAACAGCGCTGGACTGGCATTTGGCAAAAACATCGTCAACGTGATTCTGGTGGATTTCCGGCAGCTCGATACCTTGGGGGAAATTTTTGTTCTGGCCCTGGCTGCTGTCGGCGTCTACTCCATGCTCAAATTGAAGGCGGAGGATCAGAATAAATCATGA
- a CDS encoding Na+/H+ antiporter subunit G, which yields MSTFAEYAISALLLVGGAFTLIGAIGLARLPDFYTRLHGPTKATTVGVGAIVVSSVIYFSTLGKGIGVEEVLITAFLFMTAPVSANFLAKAAMHLEVKTTKNTRGQTWDQ from the coding sequence ATGAGCACCTTCGCAGAATACGCCATTTCCGCTTTGCTGCTTGTCGGTGGCGCCTTTACTCTTATCGGGGCGATTGGCCTGGCCCGCCTGCCGGATTTTTACACCCGCTTGCACGGCCCGACCAAGGCAACCACCGTCGGCGTGGGCGCCATTGTTGTCAGCTCGGTGATTTATTTCAGTACCCTCGGCAAGGGCATCGGCGTTGAAGAGGTCCTGATCACTGCCTTTCTGTTCATGACAGCGCCCGTAAGCGCTAACTTCCTGGCCAAAGCCGCCATGCACCTGGAGGTCAAGACTACCAAAAACACCCGCGGCCAAACCTGGGATCAATGA
- a CDS encoding K+/H+ antiporter subunit F: MILIALYITIAMVTLAALLNVYRVIKGPDAPDRVLALDTLYVNAIALIVLLGITLQTRMYLESALLIAVMGFVGTVAMAKYLKRGSVIE; the protein is encoded by the coding sequence ATGATTCTTATTGCGCTCTACATCACCATCGCCATGGTCACGCTGGCAGCCTTGCTGAACGTTTATCGCGTGATCAAAGGGCCGGATGCGCCCGATAGAGTGTTGGCACTCGACACTCTTTACGTCAATGCCATCGCACTTATCGTGCTGCTTGGTATAACGCTACAAACACGGATGTACCTCGAGTCCGCCCTGCTCATTGCGGTGATGGGATTCGTCGGAACCGTTGCAATGGCAAAATACCTCAAGCGCGGCAGCGTCATTGAATAA
- a CDS encoding Na+/H+ antiporter subunit E, with translation MLDRLSFPQPWLSLTLFVTWQFLSDGISGGSVVMGIILAWGIPQLTRGFWPDRPAVIRGWRAPAYALRVLWDIIVASVEVAKLILSPRQPRPMFICYPLELDHPLAISILVSTISLTPGTVGADVSDDNKLILIHSLDAEDEQEVIDTIRARYEKPLLEMFR, from the coding sequence ATGCTTGATCGCCTCAGTTTTCCTCAGCCCTGGCTAAGCCTGACCCTGTTCGTCACCTGGCAGTTTCTGAGTGACGGCATAAGCGGGGGCAGTGTCGTAATGGGCATTATACTTGCCTGGGGGATACCCCAACTGACCCGGGGATTCTGGCCCGACCGCCCCGCTGTAATCAGGGGTTGGCGGGCGCCAGCCTACGCGTTGCGAGTTCTATGGGATATTATTGTTGCCAGTGTTGAAGTGGCAAAGCTCATACTCAGCCCCCGGCAGCCGCGCCCGATGTTCATCTGTTATCCTCTGGAACTGGATCACCCCCTCGCCATCAGCATTCTGGTCAGCACTATCTCATTGACGCCCGGAACGGTAGGTGCCGATGTCAGTGATGACAACAAACTGATCCTCATCCATTCACTGGACGCCGAGGATGAGCAGGAAGTCATCGATACGATTCGAGCCCGTTATGAGAAGCCACTGCTGGAGATGTTCCGATGA
- a CDS encoding monovalent cation/H+ antiporter subunit D, with protein sequence MNHWLTAPILIPLLGGILQAFMGYAPIRLRRTLALATTVLMLVSAIVLLVMASDDSYRIYAFGNWQPPFGIVLVLDRLAALMLIMTAILALFCHLFAIGGADEGNRQFHGLFLFQLMGLNIAFLTGDLFNLFVAFEVLLIASYGLLMHGGGTVRTVPGLHYVVLNLIGSAVFLISVGMIYSVTGTLNMADLAVKVPQISGEGLNIVKAGGMMLLVVFGLKAAILPLCFWLPRAYSKATAPVAALFAVMTKVGIYAILRVYLLVFGDDAGKLANLGMDWLFPIALATLAMGVIGALGSGTLKTLVAWQVIISVGTLLAPIALGSEAGLSAALFYLLSTTWTVGGLFLVAELVANQRGSAKDRIVTAPKMQSRTFLSVLFLVGAVAAAGLPPLSGFFGKVLILQSVESGAEMAWLWSVLLIGSFLTLIAYSRAGSIVFWRTVDGHLEKPDPLNGRISVAAGALTAMAIVMVVLAGPIMNYTDATAAQLHNSDAYIEILQTPMVGEDN encoded by the coding sequence ATGAACCACTGGCTTACCGCTCCTATTCTTATTCCCCTGCTCGGCGGCATTCTCCAGGCCTTTATGGGCTACGCGCCTATCCGCCTGAGGCGGACGCTGGCTCTGGCCACAACGGTACTGATGCTGGTATCCGCCATCGTGCTCCTGGTCATGGCAAGCGATGACAGTTATCGGATCTATGCATTCGGCAACTGGCAGCCCCCGTTCGGGATCGTGCTGGTGCTGGACCGATTGGCTGCCCTGATGCTGATCATGACCGCCATTCTGGCCCTTTTCTGTCACCTCTTTGCAATAGGCGGTGCCGATGAAGGGAACCGCCAGTTCCACGGCCTGTTCCTGTTCCAGCTCATGGGGCTGAACATTGCTTTCCTCACCGGCGACCTGTTCAACCTGTTTGTTGCTTTCGAGGTTCTGCTCATCGCGTCATATGGTCTACTGATGCATGGCGGCGGAACAGTCAGAACGGTTCCGGGCCTGCACTATGTCGTGCTGAACCTGATCGGTTCTGCGGTGTTCCTGATCAGCGTCGGCATGATCTACAGCGTCACCGGCACACTGAACATGGCGGATCTCGCGGTGAAGGTTCCCCAAATCTCCGGAGAAGGCCTGAACATCGTCAAAGCCGGAGGCATGATGTTACTGGTAGTCTTCGGCCTTAAAGCCGCCATTCTGCCCCTTTGCTTCTGGCTCCCAAGGGCCTATTCAAAAGCGACGGCACCGGTTGCGGCATTGTTTGCGGTTATGACCAAGGTTGGCATTTACGCCATCTTGCGAGTCTATCTGCTGGTCTTCGGCGACGATGCAGGCAAGCTCGCCAACCTCGGCATGGACTGGCTGTTCCCGATTGCCCTGGCTACCCTGGCCATGGGCGTTATCGGGGCACTGGGGTCCGGCACTCTGAAGACACTGGTTGCCTGGCAGGTGATCATTTCGGTAGGCACCTTGCTGGCTCCAATTGCACTTGGCTCCGAAGCCGGACTGTCTGCCGCCCTTTTCTACCTTCTAAGCACGACCTGGACGGTGGGCGGCCTGTTCCTTGTTGCTGAGCTGGTCGCTAACCAGCGAGGTTCAGCGAAAGACCGCATTGTTACAGCGCCTAAAATGCAGAGCCGGACCTTCCTGAGTGTTCTGTTCCTGGTTGGTGCCGTCGCTGCGGCCGGTCTGCCGCCTCTGAGTGGTTTCTTTGGCAAGGTGCTGATTCTGCAGTCTGTTGAATCGGGAGCCGAGATGGCCTGGCTATGGTCAGTACTGCTGATCGGCAGCTTCCTGACCCTCATTGCCTACAGCCGCGCTGGTAGCATCGTGTTCTGGCGCACCGTGGATGGTCATCTGGAAAAACCGGATCCGCTCAATGGCCGAATTTCCGTGGCAGCGGGAGCACTCACTGCCATGGCCATTGTCATGGTTGTACTGGCCGGCCCCATTATGAACTATACCGATGCAACGGCAGCGCAACTGCACAACAGCGACGCTTACATCGAAATCTTGCAGACGCCCATGGTCGGGGAGGACAACTAA
- a CDS encoding Na+/H+ antiporter subunit C: MELVFALVIGALTASGVYLILRARTFPVVVGLTLLSYGVNLFLFSSGRLATGQQPIIGTASSYADPLPQALVLTAIVIGFAMTAFVVVLSLRNLADNEDDHVDGKQPYKSPAPEEESEVTGK; encoded by the coding sequence ATGGAGCTGGTATTCGCATTGGTGATCGGCGCACTGACAGCTTCCGGCGTCTATCTGATTCTGCGCGCTCGCACCTTCCCCGTGGTTGTTGGCCTGACGCTGCTGTCTTACGGCGTCAACCTGTTTCTGTTCTCCAGTGGCCGCCTGGCTACAGGCCAGCAGCCGATCATCGGTACTGCCAGCAGCTACGCGGATCCGCTGCCGCAAGCGCTGGTGCTTACCGCTATTGTCATTGGCTTTGCCATGACCGCATTTGTTGTCGTGCTGTCCCTGCGCAACCTGGCAGACAATGAGGACGATCATGTGGATGGCAAGCAGCCCTACAAATCACCCGCACCGGAGGAAGAATCGGAGGTTACCGGTAAATGA
- a CDS encoding monovalent cation/H+ antiporter subunit A yields MSLPLVVLLPFLGAIAAPLFAQGGRTAIAVASSVPALIALAALFPHWETLADGGVVLHSYEWLPALGLSLSFRLDGLSLLFALLILIIGLLIILYARYYLKAYENVGKFYALLLCFKGSMLGIVLSSNLLLMMIFWELTSLTSFLLISFWTHKQDARRGARMALAVTGGGGLALLAGILIIGNIVGSFELDDVLAAGDQIKAHAMYPVALTLVLLGAFTKSAQFPFHFWLPHAMQAPTPVSAYLHSATMVKAGIFLMARLYPTLAGTEQWFYMVSFTGMATLLIGAYVAMFKHDLKGLLAHSTVSHLGLITLLFGMGTQLAAVAAVFHVINHATFKASLFMAAGIIDHETGTRDMRRINGLWRYMPHTATLAMVAASSMAGVPLLNGFLSKEMFFAESLELNLPGLWAWLPPIVATLAGIFAVAYSARFVHDVFFNGKPVDLPIYPPHEPPRYMKFPVEILVFACIMVGLFPAVAVGPLLYIAASATLGGDVPEYTLSVYHGFNLPLLMSFVAFFGGLLMYSQRQRFFDFHARFKEIDEKAVFESVVLKVVDLANRLTSRVENGSLQRYALLLLLSVIVVAAMPLLDLGIFIGENGLSPVDAPTAIAAAVLILCAFATAGLHRQRFYALVLLSVVGLVVALAFARFSAPDLAMTQLSVEVVTIVLLMLAIYYMRPWTPIEATIGRRMRDIAIAAVAGIGMTLVTLAMLTQPFSSISEFFLENSKPGGGGTNVVNVILVDFRGFDTLGEITVLAIAALGIYAMLRDTALTPPPSDGAGHAWARDAHPLMLSLIARPMLPLALMVSAFIFLRGHNLPGGGFIAGLITSIALILQYIANGMEWTEDRIRLRYHNVIGLGLLFATIAGLGSFAFGYPFLTSTFDYITWPVVGKFEVASALIFDLGVYLAVIGATLLSLVTVGRLSPHSAIRPKQEGA; encoded by the coding sequence ATGTCGCTACCGCTGGTTGTTTTACTGCCTTTTCTGGGTGCCATAGCCGCGCCCCTTTTCGCTCAAGGCGGCAGAACGGCGATTGCCGTTGCATCTTCTGTACCCGCGCTGATCGCGCTCGCAGCCCTTTTTCCTCATTGGGAAACACTGGCCGATGGCGGCGTGGTCCTGCATAGCTACGAGTGGCTGCCGGCACTTGGCCTGTCCCTGAGTTTCCGGCTGGACGGCCTCTCGCTACTGTTCGCGCTGCTGATCCTGATTATCGGGCTGCTGATCATTCTCTACGCCCGCTATTATCTGAAGGCATACGAGAACGTTGGCAAGTTCTATGCCCTGCTGCTCTGCTTCAAGGGCTCGATGCTCGGCATCGTGCTCTCAAGCAACCTGCTCCTGATGATGATTTTCTGGGAACTGACCAGCCTGACCTCGTTCCTGTTGATCAGTTTCTGGACCCATAAACAGGACGCCCGCCGTGGTGCCCGAATGGCACTCGCGGTAACCGGCGGCGGCGGCCTTGCACTGCTCGCCGGCATTCTGATCATCGGCAACATTGTTGGCAGCTTCGAACTTGATGACGTGCTGGCAGCCGGAGACCAGATTAAGGCTCATGCCATGTATCCGGTCGCTCTGACCCTGGTTCTGCTGGGCGCGTTCACCAAATCGGCCCAGTTCCCGTTCCATTTCTGGCTGCCTCACGCCATGCAGGCACCGACACCGGTCTCGGCCTACCTGCACTCTGCCACCATGGTCAAAGCCGGTATTTTTCTCATGGCCCGGCTATATCCCACCCTGGCAGGCACTGAACAGTGGTTCTACATGGTCAGCTTTACCGGCATGGCCACCCTGCTCATTGGTGCCTATGTGGCCATGTTCAAGCACGACCTGAAAGGCCTGCTTGCCCACTCAACGGTTAGTCACCTGGGCCTGATCACCCTGCTGTTCGGCATGGGCACCCAGCTTGCCGCCGTGGCTGCGGTTTTCCACGTAATTAACCACGCCACCTTCAAAGCCTCCCTGTTTATGGCCGCCGGTATCATCGACCATGAAACCGGCACCCGGGATATGCGGCGCATCAATGGCCTTTGGCGCTACATGCCACACACCGCAACCCTGGCCATGGTGGCCGCCTCATCCATGGCAGGCGTTCCACTGCTGAACGGCTTCCTGAGCAAGGAGATGTTCTTTGCCGAATCCCTGGAGCTGAACCTGCCAGGGCTCTGGGCCTGGCTACCACCGATCGTTGCAACACTCGCGGGTATTTTCGCTGTGGCTTACTCAGCACGTTTTGTCCACGATGTATTCTTCAACGGCAAGCCCGTGGATCTTCCCATTTACCCGCCGCATGAACCTCCCCGCTATATGAAATTTCCGGTGGAGATCCTGGTGTTCGCCTGCATTATGGTTGGCCTTTTCCCTGCGGTGGCGGTGGGACCGCTACTCTATATTGCCGCTTCGGCCACGCTTGGCGGCGATGTGCCCGAATATACCCTTTCTGTCTACCACGGCTTCAACCTTCCGCTGCTCATGAGTTTTGTCGCATTCTTTGGCGGCCTGCTCATGTACAGCCAACGTCAGCGCTTCTTCGATTTCCACGCCCGCTTCAAGGAAATCGATGAGAAAGCCGTATTCGAGAGCGTTGTCCTGAAGGTCGTCGACCTTGCCAACCGCCTCACATCGCGCGTTGAGAATGGTTCGCTGCAACGCTACGCATTACTGTTGTTACTCAGCGTGATCGTCGTTGCAGCCATGCCGCTGCTCGATCTCGGGATTTTTATCGGTGAAAACGGCTTGAGCCCGGTGGACGCCCCAACGGCGATTGCGGCCGCGGTACTGATACTCTGCGCTTTCGCCACAGCAGGACTTCATCGACAGCGCTTCTATGCACTGGTTCTCCTGAGTGTTGTCGGGCTAGTCGTGGCTCTGGCCTTCGCCCGCTTTTCGGCGCCGGACCTGGCTATGACCCAGCTCTCTGTGGAAGTTGTCACCATCGTCCTGCTGATGCTCGCAATCTATTACATGCGCCCCTGGACGCCCATCGAAGCAACGATTGGGCGTCGTATGCGGGATATTGCTATTGCGGCAGTCGCGGGTATTGGAATGACCCTTGTAACGCTTGCCATGCTGACTCAGCCATTCAGCTCTATCTCTGAGTTCTTCCTGGAGAACAGTAAACCCGGTGGCGGTGGCACCAATGTGGTCAACGTTATTCTCGTCGACTTCCGTGGCTTCGACACCCTGGGTGAAATTACAGTCCTCGCCATTGCCGCCCTTGGCATCTACGCCATGCTCAGGGACACCGCGTTGACGCCACCACCAAGCGACGGCGCCGGTCACGCATGGGCACGGGATGCTCACCCTCTGATGCTGAGTCTGATTGCCCGGCCAATGCTACCGCTTGCCCTGATGGTGTCCGCTTTCATTTTCCTGCGCGGCCACAACCTGCCAGGCGGTGGCTTTATCGCCGGTCTGATCACCTCCATTGCCCTGATTCTTCAATACATCGCCAACGGCATGGAGTGGACAGAGGATCGAATCCGACTCCGCTACCATAACGTCATCGGTCTGGGCCTGTTATTTGCAACGATTGCCGGTTTGGGCAGCTTCGCCTTCGGTTACCCGTTCCTTACCTCTACCTTCGATTACATAACCTGGCCGGTAGTGGGCAAATTCGAGGTCGCCTCAGCGCTGATCTTTGATCTGGGCGTCTATCTCGCGGTCATCGGTGCCACGCTGCTGTCACTGGTGACGGTCGGGCGTCTGTCTCCTCATTCTGCGATCAGGCCCAAACAGGAGGGTGCGTAA